TGGAGAATGTGGTGGACGAGAGCGCGCTCAGCTCCCGGTAGGAGCGCCCGCTCTTGGCCAGGGCAGCGAAGAAGGCGATGTTGATGGCGTGGCTCAGTCCCAGCACATAGGCCATGATGGCATCGTGCTCCTCCACCTTGATCTCTCGCAGATTCGCTCCCGTGCTTTCGAAAAGCGCCTTGGTCTCTTTGAGCCCGGCCTTCGACCCGCAGTCGCAGAAGACGATGTTCTTCTCCAGGAGCATGTGGGTATCGGGACCGAACATGGGATGCACGCTGCACACCTTGACCCCCTTCTGCGCCGCCTTCTTGAGCAGCGGCAGCAGGGGGGCTTTGATGGAAGTGACGTCGAACACCACTCCCTTGGGCTTCAGGGATAGCACCCGCTCCAGCATATCTGGCGTTCGACCGATGGGCGTGGCGATGACGATCACGTCCGCTCCGCTCACGGCCCGTCGCAGATCGTTCTCGAATGGAAAACGGGTACTGGAGGCTATGTCGTGCACCATCACCTTGTGCCCCCGTTCGGCAAAGAACTTGCATAGCCAGTTGCCCATCTTCCCCGAGCCGCCGATGACGGTGATTCTTTTGGCCTCTGGAGCTTTTGGGATGCGCATCTGCGCGTCCACCGATTCGTGAATGAGGAGCATGGCGATCCTCTTGGCCGCGCCCTCGCTGATCTCCGCTTCCTTGGCCCGGGAGACGAAGCGGGCGATGACCTGGTCTTCCACTCGGACGTTCCTGATGGGCATGGACCTGCCCACTTTGAACTGCCCCATCTGTTTGGCCAAATGCATCCTCTGGCCAATGAGGTCCAGGATATGGTTGTCCACCTCTTCGATGCGCCACCGGATGGCGTCCACGTTATCGGGCAATGAAACCACCTCTCATGCACAGGTCTGCGATCACCAGCGCCGAGGCCGCCTCCACCACCACCACCGCCCGGGGCACGATGCATGGGTCGTGCCTGCCTTCGATGCGCAGGGTGGCGTTCTCCATCTTGGAGAGGTCGACGCTCTTCTGCTCTTGGGATATCGAGGCCGTGGGTTTAAAGGCCACCTTGAAGTCCAGGGGCATGCCGTTGGACATTCCTCCCAGGACTCCTCCTGCGTTATTGGTGGTCGTAACCACCTTTCCCTCCGATACCTGGAAGGGGTCGTTGTGCTGGGAACCTCTCATCCCGGCCGCTCGGAAGCCGGCCCCGAACTCGACGCCCTTGACCGCGGGGATGGCGAAGAGCATCTTGGCCAGCTCCCCATCCAAAGCATCGAAGAAAGGCTCCCCCACTCCCACTGGAAGTCCGATGCATAGGCATCGCACCACTCCGCCCACGCTATCGTTCTCCGCCTTGGCCTTGAGGATCTCCTTCTCCATGAGCGTGGCCATCTTGGATGATGCCGCTCGGACCGAGAACTTGCGTGGGTTCTGCTGGACCTCGGGGAACGGATGCTCGTCTGGATCCACCACGCTCCCGATCGCCTGCGAATAGGCCGCCAGCTTGATCCCCTTCGTATCCAGCAGTGCCTTGGCGATGGCGCCGGCGGCCACGATGGGCGCGGTCATCCGGCCGGAGAACTGCCCCCCGCCACGGATGTCGTGGGCCTCGCCATATTTGATCTGAGCGGGATAGTCCGCATGCCCGGGACGGGGCACGGTGCGGAACCTCTCATATTTGGAGGAATCCGTGTCCAGATTCGCTATGAAGAGCTGGATCGGTCCGCTGGTGGTGAGGTCGTTGACGATGCCAGACTGGACCTGGACCCGGTCCTCTTCCGTTCGAGCCGTCCCGATGCCCTTGCTTGGCCGGCGGAGGTCCATCTCCTTCTGGATCATCTCTTGAGAGATCATCAGACCGGCCGGGCAACCGTCCAGAACACAGCCCACGCCTGGACCGTGGCTTGATCCGGAGAGGGTGAGCTTGAGCGCGGTACCGATGCTGTTCACGGTAGCATCTCCATCTTGGCTCCCAGGGCGAGCATGTCCTCCAGGAACCGGGGATAGGATATGTTATAGCACAAACCATGGCTGATGACGGTCGGGCCCTGGGCCACCAGACCGGCCACCGCCGCGGCCATGAGTATTCGGTGATCGTCGAGCGAATCGACCTCTCCGCCCTTTAGAACGGTAGGTCCCTTGATGATGCAGCCATCGCTCTTCTCCTGCACCTCTGCCCCCATGACCTTGAGGAAGTCGGTGGTGGAGCGGATGCGGTCGCTCTCCTTCAGTCGGACATGCTCGGCATTCTTGATGACCGTCGTGCCTTTGGCTTGAGAGCCAAGCACCGCCACGATAGGGAAGAGGTCCGGGGCGTTCGCCAGGTCCACATCCGTCCCCTTCAGCATCCCGGGCAGGGCGCGCACGCTGGACGAGCCGCGCATCACCTGGCATCCGAAATCCTCCAGGATGTCCATTATGGCCATGTCTCCCTGGCGATCCTGGGGGTCCAGTCCGCTGACGACCACGCCGTCGCTCAGGGCCCCGGCCACCAACGGGAAAGCGGCCGATGAGTAGTCGCCTGGAACCTTGTAGGTGCGCGGTTCATATCGCTGCTTGCCAGGCACGTGGAAGCCTTCATCGGTCATTTCCACCTCCGCCCCGAACTCGCGCATCATGCCCATGGTTATCTCCACGTAAGGCCGCGATTTCAGCGGCGTGGTAAGGATGACCTCCGTATCCACTTCCTTCAACGGCGAACTGAGAAGCAGGGAGGAGATGAACTGCGAGCTCACGTCTCCCTTGATGTGGGTGATCGTCCCCCGGTTCGGACCTCTAACAACGAGTGGTGCCAGTCCGTTTCCCCGGGTGGAGAAGCTCTCCACGCCCATCTCCTTCAATGCCTCAATGAGAGGCTGCATTGGCCTTCTTCGAACGGAGGCATCCCCGGTCAGGACCGTATGGCAAGAGAGAAGGGAAGCGATCCCGGCCATGAGGCGGATGGTGGTGCCGGAGTTGTCGGCGTTCACCACGTCCTCCGGGCAGCTCAGCCGTCCTCCGTCCACGACCACCATGTCGCCGTTGACGGTGGTGCGCGCGCCGAACA
The sequence above is drawn from the Methanomassiliicoccales archaeon genome and encodes:
- a CDS encoding prephenate dehydrogenase/arogenate dehydrogenase family protein — protein: MPDNVDAIRWRIEEVDNHILDLIGQRMHLAKQMGQFKVGRSMPIRNVRVEDQVIARFVSRAKEAEISEGAAKRIAMLLIHESVDAQMRIPKAPEAKRITVIGGSGKMGNWLCKFFAERGHKVMVHDIASSTRFPFENDLRRAVSGADVIVIATPIGRTPDMLERVLSLKPKGVVFDVTSIKAPLLPLLKKAAQKGVKVCSVHPMFGPDTHMLLEKNIVFCDCGSKAGLKETKALFESTGANLREIKVEEHDAIMAYVLGLSHAINIAFFAALAKSGRSYRELSALSSTTFSKQECTAKAVASENPELYYEIQHVNPHTQEVLDLLVQSVEEVRQAATEQESEHFVKVMEQGRQYFGGE
- the aroC gene encoding chorismate synthase; protein product: MNSIGTALKLTLSGSSHGPGVGCVLDGCPAGLMISQEMIQKEMDLRRPSKGIGTARTEEDRVQVQSGIVNDLTTSGPIQLFIANLDTDSSKYERFRTVPRPGHADYPAQIKYGEAHDIRGGGQFSGRMTAPIVAAGAIAKALLDTKGIKLAAYSQAIGSVVDPDEHPFPEVQQNPRKFSVRAASSKMATLMEKEILKAKAENDSVGGVVRCLCIGLPVGVGEPFFDALDGELAKMLFAIPAVKGVEFGAGFRAAGMRGSQHNDPFQVSEGKVVTTTNNAGGVLGGMSNGMPLDFKVAFKPTASISQEQKSVDLSKMENATLRIEGRHDPCIVPRAVVVVEAASALVIADLCMRGGFIAR
- the aroA gene encoding 3-phosphoshikimate 1-carboxyvinyltransferase, coding for MRLKVTPSTITGTVQASPSKSYSHRALALGLLADGRSTLRNVLLSGDTLATYRAVQMFGARTTVNGDMVVVDGGRLSCPEDVVNADNSGTTIRLMAGIASLLSCHTVLTGDASVRRRPMQPLIEALKEMGVESFSTRGNGLAPLVVRGPNRGTITHIKGDVSSQFISSLLLSSPLKEVDTEVILTTPLKSRPYVEITMGMMREFGAEVEMTDEGFHVPGKQRYEPRTYKVPGDYSSAAFPLVAGALSDGVVVSGLDPQDRQGDMAIMDILEDFGCQVMRGSSSVRALPGMLKGTDVDLANAPDLFPIVAVLGSQAKGTTVIKNAEHVRLKESDRIRSTTDFLKVMGAEVQEKSDGCIIKGPTVLKGGEVDSLDDHRILMAAAVAGLVAQGPTVISHGLCYNISYPRFLEDMLALGAKMEMLP